One window from the genome of Bacillus mesophilus encodes:
- a CDS encoding LytR/AlgR family response regulator transcription factor produces MTVIKVLIVDDERYSRDELKHLLSEYPTIEIIGEAESGDQAVMKALQLQPDVVFLDIEMPKLNGMEVARSLKELKKTPLIVFATAYPNFAVEAFRHQAVDYLVKPFDESQLKETVARLKRLLVEHEPKKLEKTASISARLALEEDDGIIYVNPKDILYLYRDERETKIVLKDKEYHSKLSLKDFEERLEHLSFYRIHKSYLVNLDHVSRLIPWFNGAYQLEVSGMKENLSVSRNYVKGLRALLEL; encoded by the coding sequence ATGACCGTGATCAAAGTTCTTATAGTCGATGATGAACGATATAGCAGAGATGAGCTAAAGCATTTATTATCCGAATATCCAACAATTGAGATTATTGGTGAGGCAGAGTCCGGTGATCAAGCCGTTATGAAGGCTTTGCAGCTACAGCCTGATGTTGTCTTTCTAGACATCGAGATGCCGAAACTAAATGGAATGGAAGTGGCTAGATCTTTAAAGGAACTCAAAAAGACGCCACTCATTGTATTTGCCACAGCTTACCCTAACTTTGCGGTCGAAGCTTTTCGTCATCAAGCAGTGGATTATCTAGTTAAGCCATTCGACGAGAGTCAGCTGAAGGAAACAGTTGCCCGCTTAAAAAGGCTATTGGTAGAGCATGAGCCAAAAAAGCTAGAAAAAACTGCGTCTATTTCTGCGAGGCTTGCACTTGAAGAGGATGACGGAATTATTTATGTGAATCCAAAAGACATCTTATATTTATACCGAGATGAAAGGGAAACCAAAATTGTCTTAAAAGATAAAGAATATCACTCCAAATTATCTTTAAAAGATTTCGAGGAAAGATTAGAACATCTTTCCTTTTATCGAATTCATAAAAGCTACCTCGTTAACCTCGATCATGTGTCTCGTCTTATACCTTGGTTTAATGGTGCCTATCAACTAGAGGTAAGTGGAATGAAGGAAAATTTATCAGTAAGCAGAAATTATGTAAAAGGTCTACGTGCACTCTTAGAGTTATAG